In a single window of the Anaerotruncus rubiinfantis genome:
- a CDS encoding DNA-directed RNA polymerase subunit alpha: protein MVKIIEPKIETVELKSDGTYGKFVAEPLDRGFGTTLGNSLRRVLLSSLPGVAVISVKIDGIQHEFSTIPGVKEDVTEIILNIKGLTAKLYCDEPKTVRIDAQGECEVTAGSIECDSEVEILDPSMHIATLDAGAKLNMEITLKKGQGYVSADRNKHTELEKAPVGTIAVDSIYTPVLKVNYTVENTRVEQITDYDKLTLEVWTDGTISAKEAVSLAAKILNRQLNHFVDLSDEVSATEIMDKKEDTGKDKLLEMTIEELDLSVRAFNCLKRASVNTVADLINKSPEEMMKVRNLGKKSLEEVIWKLQSLGFDLSKDEE, encoded by the coding sequence ATGGTTAAGATCATAGAGCCCAAGATAGAAACGGTCGAGCTCAAATCTGACGGTACCTACGGCAAATTTGTGGCGGAACCGCTGGACAGAGGCTTCGGTACGACGCTTGGCAATTCGCTGCGCCGCGTGCTGTTATCCTCTCTTCCTGGTGTTGCTGTCATCTCGGTGAAAATCGATGGCATCCAGCACGAATTCTCGACAATCCCGGGCGTAAAAGAAGACGTAACCGAAATTATCCTCAACATTAAGGGCCTTACCGCAAAGCTGTATTGCGATGAGCCCAAGACGGTACGGATTGATGCACAGGGCGAGTGCGAAGTGACTGCGGGCAGTATTGAGTGTGACTCCGAGGTGGAGATCCTGGATCCGAGCATGCATATTGCAACGCTGGATGCGGGCGCGAAGCTCAACATGGAGATCACCCTCAAAAAAGGGCAGGGCTATGTGTCCGCTGACCGCAACAAACACACCGAGCTCGAGAAAGCTCCGGTTGGCACCATCGCCGTGGACAGCATCTACACCCCCGTGCTCAAGGTCAATTATACCGTTGAGAATACCCGCGTGGAGCAGATAACCGACTATGATAAATTAACGCTTGAAGTCTGGACAGACGGCACGATCTCTGCAAAAGAGGCGGTCAGTCTGGCGGCCAAGATCCTCAATAGACAACTCAATCATTTCGTCGATCTTTCCGATGAAGTGAGTGCCACTGAGATTATGGATAAAAAAGAGGATACCGGCAAGGACAAACTCCTTGAGATGACCATTGAAGAGCTTGACTTATCTGTCCGCGCATTCAACTGTCTGAAGAGAGCCAGCGTCAATACGGTGGCCGACCTCATCAACAAATCTCCGGAAGAGATGATGAAGGTCCGCAACCTGGGCAAAAAGTCGCTGGAAGAGGTTATCTGGAAGTTACAGTCACTGGGATTTGACCTTTCCAAGGACGAAGAATAA
- the rpsD gene encoding 30S ribosomal protein S4, producing MARYTGAVCRLCRRENKKLFLKGERCYTDKCAVTRRASVPGQHGKARARKLSEYGIQLRAKQQARRYYGVLESQFLKYFEMAERKAGMTGENLLRICESRLDNVVYRLGFASSRKEARQLVRHNHFTVNGKKANIPSILCKAGDVIAVSSKSDKLKGVVEAMGARPVPKWLECNKQNMTGRIVELPNREDIDLDVEEHLIVELYSK from the coding sequence ATGGCAAGATATACCGGTGCTGTATGCAGACTCTGCCGCAGAGAGAACAAGAAACTGTTCCTGAAGGGCGAGCGTTGCTACACCGACAAATGTGCCGTCACCCGCAGAGCTTCCGTTCCGGGGCAGCACGGCAAAGCGCGCGCAAGAAAACTTTCCGAGTATGGAATCCAGCTGCGCGCCAAACAGCAGGCCAGACGTTATTACGGCGTGCTCGAAAGCCAGTTCTTGAAGTATTTTGAGATGGCGGAGCGCAAAGCCGGCATGACGGGTGAAAACCTGCTGCGAATCTGCGAGTCGAGACTTGACAACGTGGTTTACCGCCTGGGCTTCGCTTCCTCGAGAAAAGAAGCGCGCCAGCTTGTGCGTCACAACCACTTCACGGTAAACGGCAAGAAAGCCAATATCCCGTCGATCCTGTGCAAAGCGGGCGATGTGATCGCGGTTTCTTCGAAGAGCGACAAGCTCAAAGGCGTGGTCGAAGCGATGGGCGCGCGTCCGGTGCCGAAGTGGCTCGAATGCAACAAGCAGAACATGACCGGCCGGATCGTGGAGCTTCCGAACCGTGAGGATATCGACCTTGACGTTGAGGAGCATCTGATCGTCGAGTTGTACAGCAAATAA
- the rpsK gene encoding 30S ribosomal protein S11 codes for MAKAVAKKATRRRRERKNIERGAAHIQSTFNNTIVTITDTQGNALSWASAGGLGFRGSRKSTPFAAQTAAETAAKAAMEHGLKTVEVFVKGPGAGREAAIRALQAAGLEVNMIKDVTPIPHNGCRPPKRRRV; via the coding sequence ATGGCAAAAGCTGTTGCCAAAAAGGCCACTCGCAGACGCCGTGAACGCAAGAATATCGAGCGCGGCGCCGCTCATATCCAGTCCACGTTTAACAACACGATCGTTACGATCACCGATACCCAGGGCAATGCGCTTTCTTGGGCTTCGGCCGGCGGGCTCGGCTTCCGTGGCTCCAGAAAGAGCACTCCGTTCGCCGCGCAGACCGCTGCCGAGACCGCTGCGAAAGCCGCCATGGAGCACGGGCTCAAAACGGTTGAGGTTTTCGTGAAGGGACCGGGTGCCGGACGTGAGGCTGCAATCCGCGCGCTGCAGGCCGCGGGGCTTGAAGTCAACATGATCAAGGACGTGACCCCCATCCCGCATAACGGATGCCGTCCGCCGAAACGTAGACGCGTATAA
- the rpsM gene encoding 30S ribosomal protein S13, protein MARIAGVDLPRDKRIEIGLTYIFGIGRKTAQEILASTGVNPDIRVKDLTEDDVSKLREYIDHNVHVEGDLRREVALNIKRLTEIGCYRGIRHRRGLPVRGQRTKTNARTRKGPKKTIANKKK, encoded by the coding sequence ATGGCTCGTATAGCTGGCGTTGACCTGCCGAGAGATAAGCGGATCGAGATCGGTCTGACCTACATCTTCGGCATCGGTCGCAAAACCGCTCAGGAAATCCTCGCGTCCACCGGCGTGAACCCTGACATCCGTGTCAAGGACCTCACCGAGGACGACGTGTCCAAGCTGCGTGAATATATCGATCACAACGTCCATGTGGAAGGCGATCTCCGTCGTGAAGTCGCGCTCAACATCAAACGTCTGACCGAAATCGGCTGCTATCGCGGCATCCGTCACCGCAGAGGCCTGCCGGTACGCGGACAGCGGACCAAGACCAACGCGCGTACCAGAAAAGGTCCGAAGAAAACAATCGCCAACAAGAAGAAGTAA
- the rpmJ gene encoding 50S ribosomal protein L36 — protein MKVRPSVKPICEKCKIIKRKGRIMVICQNPKHKQRQG, from the coding sequence ATGAAAGTAAGACCTTCCGTTAAGCCCATTTGCGAGAAGTGCAAGATCATCAAGCGCAAAGGCCGCATCATGGTCATTTGCCAAAACCCCAAGCACAAACAGCGTCAGGGCTAA
- the infA gene encoding translation initiation factor IF-1, producing MSKEDVIEIEGVVVESLPNAQFRVELPNGHQLLAHISGKLRMNFIRILPGDKVTLEMSPYDLTKGRITWRSK from the coding sequence TTGTCTAAAGAAGATGTCATCGAAATTGAAGGCGTCGTCGTGGAAAGCTTGCCCAACGCGCAGTTTCGCGTTGAGCTGCCCAACGGACATCAGCTTTTGGCTCATATATCAGGGAAACTGCGGATGAACTTCATCCGTATTTTGCCGGGAGATAAGGTCACACTGGAGATGTCTCCATACGACCTGACCAAGGGACGCATCACCTGGCGTTCCAAATAA
- a CDS encoding KOW domain-containing RNA-binding protein, protein MRIEAGQVVKSIAGHDADGFYLVLAVEKGYVLLADGKRRPLERPKRKSVKHIRKTNTRLDLSGIETNKKLRGALRALTQKEGGILLV, encoded by the coding sequence ATGCGGATCGAAGCGGGACAGGTGGTAAAGTCGATTGCGGGGCATGACGCGGATGGGTTTTACCTGGTGCTCGCGGTGGAAAAAGGGTATGTCCTGCTTGCCGACGGCAAGCGGCGGCCGCTTGAGAGACCCAAGCGCAAGAGCGTAAAACACATTCGGAAAACCAACACACGGCTGGATTTATCCGGCATCGAAACGAACAAAAAGCTGCGGGGGGCGCTTCGGGCGCTTACGCAGAAAGAGGGAGGTATTTTGCTTGTCTAA
- the map gene encoding type I methionyl aminopeptidase, whose translation MVVLKTSKELAKMRKAGSITAQALQVGGAAVKPGVTTGEIDRIIKSFILSKGAKPSFLGYGGFPGSACISVNDEVIHGIPGKRVIQEGDIVSIDVGAVIDGYQGDTAGTFAAGRISDEAQRLMDATRESLLAAMAVMQVGARLGDIGHAVQSYVEPQGYGVVREYVGHGIGREMHEEPEVPNYGRPGHGIRLVAGMVLAVEPMITQHGPAVKTLSDGWTVVTVDHGLAAHFENTIAITADGPVILTQP comes from the coding sequence ATGGTTGTGCTGAAGACCTCTAAGGAGCTTGCCAAAATGCGCAAGGCGGGCTCTATTACGGCACAGGCGCTGCAGGTGGGCGGCGCGGCGGTCAAACCGGGCGTTACGACCGGGGAAATTGACCGCATTATCAAGAGTTTTATTCTTTCCAAGGGAGCCAAACCCTCGTTTTTGGGGTATGGTGGTTTTCCAGGGAGCGCATGCATCTCGGTGAACGACGAGGTGATCCACGGCATCCCGGGCAAACGCGTGATCCAGGAGGGCGACATCGTGAGCATCGACGTGGGGGCCGTCATTGACGGCTACCAGGGGGATACCGCGGGAACCTTTGCCGCAGGGCGGATCAGCGATGAGGCCCAGAGGCTGATGGATGCGACGCGCGAAAGCCTGTTGGCCGCGATGGCGGTCATGCAGGTTGGCGCGCGGCTCGGGGACATCGGGCATGCGGTGCAGTCCTACGTGGAACCGCAGGGTTATGGCGTGGTGCGCGAATATGTGGGCCACGGCATCGGACGTGAAATGCATGAGGAACCGGAAGTCCCGAACTACGGGCGGCCGGGCCACGGCATCCGGCTGGTCGCGGGCATGGTTCTCGCGGTCGAGCCGATGATCACCCAGCATGGTCCGGCAGTGAAAACCCTCAGTGACGGATGGACGGTCGTGACCGTCGATCACGGGCTGGCAGCGCATTTCGAAAATACCATTGCAATTACCGCGGACGGTCCGGTAATCCTGACACAGCCTTAA